A stretch of Patescibacteria group bacterium DNA encodes these proteins:
- a CDS encoding DNA recombination protein RmuC — translation MDPRLALLIIVVVLAIIGLLLDRRLRSLVQTQNNVADPAMMLLNQNVQGMQMRIDESTRALNTRLDRAAEVISGVGQELGHVKEIGRSMKDLQDFLRSPKLRGNIGEQVMNDLLVQYFPNAHFALQHTFQTGDRVDAILKTANGLIPLDSKFPLENFQRMQRAQEEVAAATFRREFRKDTKKHISDISRKYILPAEGTTDFAIMYVPSEAIYYEIIRDDEELNAFANEKRVFLVSPNSFYYFLKVILIGLEGKRVEENAKRILETMRAIQQDAVRFGSELRVLSTHVTNAKATIDRANIEYGKLAGRIDDVRLLK, via the coding sequence ATGGACCCACGCCTCGCACTCCTAATCATTGTCGTCGTTCTCGCCATCATCGGGCTCCTGCTTGATCGTCGATTACGTTCGCTTGTGCAAACACAGAACAACGTCGCTGACCCAGCTATGATGCTGTTAAATCAAAATGTGCAAGGCATGCAGATGCGTATCGATGAATCGACTCGGGCGCTCAATACCCGGCTGGACCGTGCGGCCGAGGTTATTTCGGGTGTTGGCCAGGAGCTCGGTCATGTTAAAGAGATTGGTCGTTCAATGAAGGATCTGCAAGATTTTTTGCGATCACCGAAGTTACGCGGCAATATTGGCGAGCAGGTTATGAACGACCTGCTGGTACAATATTTTCCTAATGCTCATTTTGCGTTGCAGCATACGTTTCAAACAGGAGATCGGGTCGATGCTATTTTGAAGACAGCCAATGGACTCATCCCGCTTGATTCAAAGTTTCCTCTAGAAAATTTTCAACGCATGCAACGAGCGCAGGAAGAAGTAGCGGCGGCAACATTTCGACGTGAATTTAGAAAAGATACAAAAAAACACATTTCAGACATCAGCCGTAAATATATTCTACCGGCCGAAGGGACGACCGACTTTGCCATTATGTACGTTCCTTCCGAAGCTATTTACTATGAAATTATTCGAGACGACGAAGAGCTAAATGCGTTTGCTAATGAGAAACGAGTTTTTCTCGTTTCACCAAATAGCTTTTACTATTTTTTGAAAGTTATTTTGATTGGCTTAGAAGGAAAACGAGTGGAAGAGAACGCAAAACGTATTTTGGAAACAATGCGAGCGATTCAGCAGGATGCCGTTCGATTCGGGAGCGAGCTTCGAGTGCTCTCAACGCACGTGACGAACGCGAAGGCGACCATTGATCGAGCAAATATCGAGTACGGTAAATTGGCCGGTCGCATTGATGATGTTCGCCTGCTCAAGTAA
- a CDS encoding YebC/PmpR family DNA-binding transcriptional regulator: protein MSGHSKWATTRRQKAVVDAKRGIQFTKLSHAITVAAKEGGGDLAANTRLRLAVETARASSMPKDNIERAIHRGTGALAGMHVESITYEGFGPGSTALFIEALTDNRNRTVAEVKNIFSKHSSTLGNPGSTAWMFSRYGMVTLSRPEALIDELALIDLGADDLMLEDEAILLLTTVEGLVALADRARLAGWTVTEATLTYLPKIPTEFPTGKTGEQLLSLLTTLDEHDDIVNVYCVATA from the coding sequence ATGTCCGGTCATTCGAAATGGGCGACAACCAGGCGTCAAAAAGCGGTGGTGGATGCGAAGCGAGGCATACAATTTACAAAATTATCACACGCCATCACTGTTGCTGCTAAGGAAGGCGGTGGTGATTTAGCTGCGAATACTCGATTACGCTTGGCAGTTGAAACTGCCCGTGCGTCGAGTATGCCAAAAGATAATATTGAACGTGCCATTCATCGCGGCACCGGTGCACTCGCCGGCATGCATGTCGAATCGATTACCTATGAAGGTTTTGGACCAGGTAGCACGGCACTGTTTATTGAAGCGTTAACCGACAACAGAAATAGAACAGTTGCTGAAGTAAAAAATATTTTTTCAAAGCACTCAAGTACCCTAGGTAACCCCGGCAGCACGGCCTGGATGTTTTCGCGTTATGGCATGGTTACGTTGTCGCGACCCGAAGCCCTTATTGATGAGCTGGCCTTAATCGACCTTGGGGCGGACGACCTCATGCTAGAAGACGAGGCAATTCTATTACTAACAACAGTCGAAGGTTTGGTGGCGCTTGCTGACCGAGCACGCTTAGCAGGATGGACCGTTACTGAGGCAACGTTGACCTACCTGCCAAAGATACCAACTGAGTTCCCAACCGGTAAAACAGGAGAGCAGTTACTTTCATTACTCACCACCCTGGACGAGCATGACGATATTGTAAATGTCTACTGTGTCGCAACAGCGTAA
- the tig gene encoding trigger factor: MATLNSQQLTKGLLTLDILIPVDELPSHFERAARELQQSRPLAGFRPGKASVEQVRHAYGEMALLERAVRFAVPISYAAIVAAEHLQTIGEPDIQVTKLIPGQPIIFSATVAVLPPVTLGDYHAVRVPETDASVTDEEVDKVIEDLREMRATEKIVDRAAKDGDIVTVSLTISKDGVPLEGGSAKDHRVELGKPYLIDGFTQELVGLKATEKKAFSLPFPKDHFDKNLAGQIVTYDVAITTVIERVKAPIDDAFVKSLGNFGTIAALRDQLRMNLGEMKTTEETTRRERAIIEAISTKTTFGDIPDVLVEAELQKILFRAKERAASQGIEWSNYLEHLNTNVEALKKTWLPEAEIRVKAALIVRAVADTEHITVSEEEISAERNTILEHYKNEDEAHLREEVQNPEYDSHLKHLILTRKVMSFLSILASGKT; this comes from the coding sequence ATGGCAACACTAAACTCACAACAATTAACAAAGGGCCTACTGACGCTCGACATTCTCATTCCCGTTGACGAATTACCATCACACTTCGAACGCGCTGCCAGAGAGCTGCAGCAAAGTCGTCCTCTAGCCGGCTTCCGACCTGGTAAGGCATCAGTGGAACAAGTTCGCCATGCGTACGGTGAAATGGCACTCTTGGAGCGAGCAGTTCGTTTTGCAGTACCCATTTCGTATGCGGCTATTGTCGCCGCAGAACATCTACAAACGATTGGCGAACCTGACATACAGGTAACGAAGCTTATACCAGGACAGCCAATTATTTTCTCAGCGACGGTTGCTGTTCTCCCGCCAGTGACGCTTGGCGACTACCACGCTGTTCGGGTGCCCGAAACGGATGCGTCGGTGACTGATGAAGAAGTAGACAAAGTCATTGAAGATCTGCGAGAAATGCGCGCCACAGAAAAAATCGTCGACCGAGCGGCGAAGGATGGCGACATCGTTACCGTCTCGTTAACTATTTCCAAAGATGGCGTTCCACTTGAGGGTGGCAGCGCTAAGGATCACCGTGTTGAATTAGGCAAACCGTACCTCATTGATGGCTTTACCCAAGAGCTGGTTGGTCTCAAGGCAACTGAAAAGAAAGCATTTTCACTCCCTTTCCCAAAAGACCACTTTGATAAAAACCTCGCTGGCCAAATCGTCACTTATGACGTCGCCATAACGACCGTCATTGAACGGGTCAAAGCACCAATTGATGACGCTTTCGTAAAATCTTTGGGCAATTTCGGAACCATTGCCGCATTACGTGACCAACTGCGAATGAATCTTGGTGAAATGAAAACTACCGAAGAAACAACCCGACGAGAACGAGCGATAATCGAAGCGATTAGTACAAAAACAACTTTTGGTGATATTCCGGATGTGCTCGTTGAAGCAGAATTACAAAAAATATTATTTCGTGCCAAAGAACGCGCCGCTTCCCAGGGTATTGAGTGGTCAAATTATCTAGAACACCTGAACACAAACGTTGAGGCGCTCAAAAAAACGTGGCTACCCGAAGCGGAGATACGAGTCAAAGCCGCTTTAATTGTCCGAGCTGTTGCTGACACTGAACACATTACCGTCAGTGAGGAAGAAATCTCGGCTGAGCGAAATACTATTCTTGAGCACTATAAAAATGAGGATGAAGCACACCTACGAGAAGAGGTTCAAAATCCTGAATACGATAGCCACTTGAAGCACCTCATTCTCACCCGCAAAGTAATGAGCTTTCTGTCGATACTGGCCAGCGGAAAAACATAA
- a CDS encoding deoxyribonuclease IV: MYLGAHVSAAGNVGLAPARAAAWGCEVMQIFSRPPQGGPAPKITTELAASFRKAMKENNIRAAYIHSPYFINFASPLPRIANGSSAIIREELERASLLGCVGVVTHLGSAKAVGEAAGVAMTIAGIKKLLTGYTGTAQLLLELSAGSGATIGDTFEELRDIIHAVEAAHPTLRLGVCLDTQHAFASGYDVRTTAGITKTLRLCAATIGKGRIKLLHLNDSKTDFASHVDRHENIGQGKLGRLAFAALLKTPSLRTIPGVLETPRDEKGTEVIRELKLLKKMRDSA, from the coding sequence ATGTACCTGGGCGCGCACGTTTCCGCGGCTGGCAATGTCGGGCTTGCGCCTGCTCGAGCGGCCGCTTGGGGGTGCGAAGTAATGCAAATTTTTTCTCGCCCGCCGCAAGGTGGCCCAGCACCAAAAATTACAACAGAACTAGCTGCGAGCTTTCGGAAGGCAATGAAGGAAAACAACATTCGTGCCGCCTACATTCACAGCCCTTACTTCATCAACTTCGCTTCACCCCTACCGCGCATTGCGAATGGTTCGTCAGCAATTATTCGTGAAGAATTAGAGCGCGCCAGCTTGCTTGGGTGCGTGGGTGTTGTAACGCATCTTGGTTCAGCGAAAGCGGTTGGCGAAGCTGCTGGTGTAGCAATGACTATCGCTGGTATAAAAAAATTACTGACTGGTTATACGGGTACGGCTCAGCTACTCCTCGAGCTTTCCGCCGGCTCTGGTGCAACTATTGGCGACACCTTCGAGGAGCTAAGAGATATTATCCATGCTGTTGAAGCGGCACATCCAACACTCCGACTTGGCGTATGCCTGGACACGCAACACGCCTTTGCTTCAGGATACGATGTACGCACCACTGCCGGTATTACTAAAACCTTGCGACTGTGTGCGGCAACCATTGGTAAGGGGCGTATTAAACTTTTACACCTCAACGACTCTAAAACAGATTTTGCTTCGCACGTCGATCGACACGAAAATATTGGCCAAGGGAAACTTGGCCGCCTTGCCTTTGCGGCATTACTAAAAACTCCGAGTCTTCGCACCATTCCTGGTGTTCTTGAAACGCCGAGAGATGAAAAGGGAACAGAAGTTATTCGCGAACTCAAACTCTTAAAAAAAATGCGTGATTCGGCATAG
- the ruvC gene encoding crossover junction endodeoxyribonuclease RuvC translates to MSTVSQQRNNTILGIDPGYGRLGYAVIAGTSSAPSCQIFGCLETDMHSSVPERLLMIQQHCLHLINQYQPRVLAIETLTARKNVSTVINVAAARGVVLATAAAASLLVVEVTPNQVKQALTGNGAANKSQVQRMVQRILKLQLPITSDDAADALAVALAVQPQLRRL, encoded by the coding sequence ATGTCTACTGTGTCGCAACAGCGTAACAACACAATTCTTGGCATAGACCCTGGCTATGGACGTTTGGGGTACGCCGTTATTGCAGGGACAAGTAGTGCGCCCAGTTGTCAGATCTTTGGCTGTCTTGAAACCGACATGCACAGTAGTGTGCCCGAACGGTTACTTATGATTCAACAGCATTGTTTACACTTAATTAATCAGTATCAGCCGCGGGTACTTGCGATAGAAACATTAACCGCCAGAAAGAATGTGTCGACAGTTATCAATGTGGCAGCAGCTCGTGGCGTCGTTTTAGCAACGGCCGCTGCCGCCTCGCTGCTCGTTGTAGAGGTTACTCCAAATCAGGTAAAACAGGCGCTGACCGGTAATGGTGCTGCCAACAAATCACAAGTTCAGCGTATGGTGCAACGCATTCTAAAATTGCAACTGCCAATTACCTCAGATGATGCTGCTGACGCTCTCGCCGTTGCCTTAGCGGTGCAACCGCAGCTTCGTCGGTTGTAG
- a CDS encoding peptidoglycan DD-metalloendopeptidase family protein, translated as MSRNFKAFGVRFLLLATKSLVYFRRRSSSFFLLPAFSRIAEGLLLSFLTVVTPIYGWYRRLRRGVERVLLTAPSRWLRPFSHRYLLHALLLLIAVTAVNSNLRFSSANAAEYGEGRIILDIVGTDSGEELNSIPALPESLLAELETDGDDTNETSARTFTSPTGEAIFQPYIVGTEESVATRTHIEKYTVADGDTLAGIAAKFRLKLTTLLYTNSLTARSLIRPGQTITILPVDGLSHTVLKGETVAGIAKKYSVTEQAVLSFNNITSTSTVRPGDQLIIPGGTPPAAVVVRRPTTRATTSGTVPARAPSDDGADLLWPTVDHHINQYFGYRHTGVDIKGKLGVPIYAAESGVVIESRWAGAYGNMVLIRHDNGLVTRYGHATKNLVKAGERVDRGQTIALMGSTGRSTGPHLHFEVISRGKRVNPLGYTR; from the coding sequence ATGAGCCGCAACTTTAAAGCGTTCGGCGTGCGATTTCTGCTCTTGGCCACCAAGAGCCTTGTTTATTTTCGTCGTCGCAGTAGTAGTTTTTTCCTCTTACCCGCTTTTTCCAGGATTGCCGAAGGCCTCCTTTTGAGCTTCCTAACCGTCGTCACCCCAATCTATGGTTGGTATCGTCGCTTACGACGTGGTGTTGAACGAGTATTACTCACAGCCCCTTCGCGCTGGCTTCGTCCATTTTCACACCGCTACCTACTCCATGCTTTACTGCTGCTCATTGCCGTTACTGCAGTAAATAGTAATCTTCGTTTCTCTTCTGCTAACGCCGCTGAGTATGGTGAAGGACGGATTATACTCGACATTGTGGGAACAGATAGTGGTGAAGAATTAAACAGTATCCCTGCGCTGCCAGAAAGCTTACTTGCAGAACTAGAAACAGACGGCGACGACACAAACGAAACATCAGCCCGAACATTCACTAGCCCAACTGGCGAAGCCATCTTTCAACCATATATCGTTGGCACCGAAGAAAGCGTTGCCACCCGTACGCACATAGAAAAGTACACCGTCGCTGATGGCGATACGCTGGCAGGCATTGCCGCGAAATTTAGATTAAAATTAACCACCCTACTCTACACAAACTCTCTAACCGCTCGTTCTCTCATTCGACCCGGCCAAACAATTACAATTCTACCCGTCGATGGTCTTTCACACACCGTTCTAAAAGGAGAGACGGTGGCGGGCATTGCTAAAAAATACAGCGTAACTGAACAGGCGGTACTTTCTTTCAATAACATTACCAGCACCAGTACCGTGCGCCCGGGTGACCAACTCATTATTCCCGGGGGCACACCACCCGCAGCCGTTGTGGTACGTCGACCAACAACACGAGCAACAACGTCCGGCACTGTTCCCGCTCGTGCGCCGAGTGACGACGGTGCTGACCTCCTCTGGCCAACTGTCGACCATCACATCAACCAATACTTCGGTTACCGTCATACCGGCGTCGATATTAAGGGGAAGCTCGGCGTTCCTATTTATGCAGCAGAAAGTGGCGTTGTCATTGAATCACGTTGGGCAGGAGCGTACGGGAACATGGTGCTCATTCGTCACGACAACGGACTCGTTACGCGCTACGGACACGCCACGAAGAATCTCGTGAAAGCCGGCGAACGTGTTGATCGTGGGCAAACTATTGCACTCATGGGCTCAACCGGTCGTTCTACTGGCCCGCACCTACACTTTGAAGTAATTTCTCGAGGTAAACGAGTGAACCCTCTTGGGTATACTCGCTAG